In Apium graveolens cultivar Ventura chromosome 10, ASM990537v1, whole genome shotgun sequence, the following are encoded in one genomic region:
- the LOC141689961 gene encoding putative nucleoredoxin 1 isoform X2 has translation MDQKETFKSRSFEVETQDKDELTDIKEGDVINLWDLLFSEKRDYLIKYNGHKVKAEQLGGKAMLIYFVPVSLDLSSVMETEYTTLLIDIYNDLLPNNDFEVIVVAVDEIRANFSFPQYRRDPEKNFELMFSRMPWIAIPFSDKASRKRLARRFGISGGNFSFTISFFLDSKGILLTRNACPYFRIYGTLGYPFTDERIKYLKSEDDEAANHPSLETLLGSPLRDYVISNKEDRVPIHSLKDKVVALYFYEDGLTDDELTVKLKMAYKGSAKTKENFEVVLLYLYDTQGTLHSTNEESFWKTFRNMPWLALPFKDPNHKKLRRIFGYPNDLNGPERPPTLVIFGPNGEFVEPCGGDILMDFGAHACPFTRKRLAKLETEKIKELKLEMLWDPNTVFRVVKDGLEASSFSNLLKFENALSKIRSKLEMLWDPITFVRVKHRLEFLPNFYPLVELMIPNSKIPFSQFTGKRVLIYFEWGGYYEHSLKLSMMKEIYLQKKGTGDEFEVIHIKKSLSNNKFVAGLPWLVHYYGEGYSLPAELEESIFNFQYDHGLKPTQKCLLLAFERDGSIVRKTFKPTFDNNLFPFFAGGLEEEFLDQINFALRWSYWKYQSQKKPIYKSRQ, from the exons ATGGACCAGAAGGAAACGTTCAAAAGTCGAAGTTTCGAG GTAGAGACACAGGACAAGGATGAGCTGACAGACATCAAAGAAGGAGATGTTATTAACTTATGGGACCTTCTATTTAGTGAAAAGAGGGATTATCTCATCAAATACAATGGCCATAAG GTAAAAGCTGAGCAGTTGGGAGGAAAGGCCATGCTTATATATTTTGTACCAGTATCTCTTGACCTTAGTTCTGTAATGGAGACGGAATACACAACATTGTTGATAGACATATACAATGATTTATTGCCTAACAATGATTTTGAAGTCATTGTTGTTGCGGTTGACGAAATCCGTGCTAACTTCAGTTTTCCCCAGTACCGGAGAGACCCTGAAAAAAATTTTGAATTAATGTTTTCTCGGATGCCATGGATTGCCATACCATTCTCAGATAAAGCATCCCGGAAACGTTTAGCCAGAAGATTTGGCATCTCAGGAGGGAATTTTTCTTTCACCATCTCATTTTTCCTTGATTCAAAAGGTATTCTTCTTACACGTAATGCTTGCCCATATTTTAGAATATATGGTACTCTAGGTTATCCGTTCACCGATGAAAGGATAAAATACCTGAAGTCTGAAGATGATGAAGCTGCTAACCATCCCTCTTTGGAAACTCTGCTGGGCTCTCCTCTACGTGATTATGTCATCTCAAACAAAGAGGACAGG GTACCTATTCACAGCCTTAAAGATAAAGTGGTAGCTCTGTATTTCTATGAAGATGGTTTAACTGATGACGAGCTCACTGTAAAACTTAAGATGGCTTATAAGGGGTCAGCCAAAACTAAGGAAAATTTTGAGGTTGTACTCCTTTATCTTTATGACACTCAGGGTACTTTGCATAGTACGAATGAAGAATCATTCTGGAAAACATTTAGGAATATGCCTTGGTTAGCCCTTCCATTTAAAGACCCGAACCATAAGAAGTTGAGACGGATTTTTGGTTATCCAAATGACTTGAATGGGCCAGAACGACCTCCTACACTTGTTATTTTTGGGCCCAATGGTGAATTTGTTGAGCCGTGTGGTGGTGACATCTTGATGGATTTCGGAGCTCATGCGTGCCCATTCACTCGGAAGAGACTTGCCAAATTAGAGACTGAAAAAATAAAGGAACTGAAGCTTGAGATGCTCTGGGATCCAAATACTGTTTTCAGAGTGGTAAAAGATGGGTTGGAGGCGAGTTCTTTTAGCAATcttcttaaatttgaaaatgcaTTGTCGAAGATAAGATCAAAGCTGGAGATGCTCTGGGATCCAATCACGTTCGTCAGAGTAAAACATAGGCTGGAG TTTCTTCCCAACTTCTATCCGCTTGTCGAACTTATGATTCCCAATTCAAAGATTCCATTCTCTCAATTTACTGGGAAGAGAGTATTGATATACTTTGAGTGGGGTGGGTATTATGAACACTCATTGAAACTCTCGATGATGAAGGAAATATATCTGCAAAAGAAGGGTACGGGTGATGAGTTCGAAGTGATTCACATCAAGAAATCATTGTCCAACAATAAGTTCGTTGCAGGTCTGCCATGGTTAGTGCATTATTATGGTGAAGGCTACTCACTTCCAGCCGAGTTGGAGGAGAGTATATTTAATTTTCAGTATGATCATGGACTAAAGCCAACGCAAAAGTGTTTACTCCTAGCTTTTGAACGAGATGGAAGTATTGTCAGGAAAACATTTAAGCCCACGTTTGATAATAACCTGTTTCCCTTTTTTGCTGGTGGTCTGGAGGAGGAGTTCTTGGATCAGATAAATTTTGCTCTAAGATGGTCCTACTGGAAATATCAAAGCCAGAAGAAGCCGATCTACAAAAGCAGGCAATGA
- the LOC141689961 gene encoding putative nucleoredoxin 1 isoform X1: MAQMIFSAKKIASQKELRGSIRFASVLRPGFICKSRNQFCSDDNQRKDGIRNESMSHFTGQVDYGLEPLRRYSTSIRTGCGRRFISKAEHENYYSKNMKDGPEGNVQKSKFRGTIYKVEEEINRGSISSPLMPSMSNAKMGMQVETQDKDELTDIKEGDVINLWDLLFSEKRDYLIKYNGHKVKAEQLGGKAMLIYFVPVSLDLSSVMETEYTTLLIDIYNDLLPNNDFEVIVVAVDEIRANFSFPQYRRDPEKNFELMFSRMPWIAIPFSDKASRKRLARRFGISGGNFSFTISFFLDSKGILLTRNACPYFRIYGTLGYPFTDERIKYLKSEDDEAANHPSLETLLGSPLRDYVISNKEDRVPIHSLKDKVVALYFYEDGLTDDELTVKLKMAYKGSAKTKENFEVVLLYLYDTQGTLHSTNEESFWKTFRNMPWLALPFKDPNHKKLRRIFGYPNDLNGPERPPTLVIFGPNGEFVEPCGGDILMDFGAHACPFTRKRLAKLETEKIKELKLEMLWDPNTVFRVVKDGLEASSFSNLLKFENALSKIRSKLEMLWDPITFVRVKHRLEFLPNFYPLVELMIPNSKIPFSQFTGKRVLIYFEWGGYYEHSLKLSMMKEIYLQKKGTGDEFEVIHIKKSLSNNKFVAGLPWLVHYYGEGYSLPAELEESIFNFQYDHGLKPTQKCLLLAFERDGSIVRKTFKPTFDNNLFPFFAGGLEEEFLDQINFALRWSYWKYQSQKKPIYKSRQ, translated from the exons ATGGCCCAAATGATATTTTCTGCTAAGAAAATTGCATCTCAAAAAGAATTAAGGGGAAGCATAAGATTTGCTTCTGTGTTGCGACCGGGTTTCATTTGTAAGTCTCGCAATCAGTTTTGCAGTGATGATAATCAAAGAAAAG ATGGCATAAGAAATGAATCTATGAGTCATTTCACTGGGCAAGTTGATTATGGATTAGAGCCTTTGAGGAGATATTCGACTTCAATTAGGACAGGATGTGGAAGGAGGTTCATCTCGAAAGCAG AACATGAAAATTACTATTCCAAAAATATGAAAGATGGACCAGAAGGAAACGTTCAAAAGTCGAAGTTTCGAG GAACGATCTACAAAGTTGAGGAGGAAATAAATAGAGGATCCATATCCAGTCCATTAATGCCAAGTATGAGTAATGCCAAAATGGGGATGCAGGTAGAGACACAGGACAAGGATGAGCTGACAGACATCAAAGAAGGAGATGTTATTAACTTATGGGACCTTCTATTTAGTGAAAAGAGGGATTATCTCATCAAATACAATGGCCATAAG GTAAAAGCTGAGCAGTTGGGAGGAAAGGCCATGCTTATATATTTTGTACCAGTATCTCTTGACCTTAGTTCTGTAATGGAGACGGAATACACAACATTGTTGATAGACATATACAATGATTTATTGCCTAACAATGATTTTGAAGTCATTGTTGTTGCGGTTGACGAAATCCGTGCTAACTTCAGTTTTCCCCAGTACCGGAGAGACCCTGAAAAAAATTTTGAATTAATGTTTTCTCGGATGCCATGGATTGCCATACCATTCTCAGATAAAGCATCCCGGAAACGTTTAGCCAGAAGATTTGGCATCTCAGGAGGGAATTTTTCTTTCACCATCTCATTTTTCCTTGATTCAAAAGGTATTCTTCTTACACGTAATGCTTGCCCATATTTTAGAATATATGGTACTCTAGGTTATCCGTTCACCGATGAAAGGATAAAATACCTGAAGTCTGAAGATGATGAAGCTGCTAACCATCCCTCTTTGGAAACTCTGCTGGGCTCTCCTCTACGTGATTATGTCATCTCAAACAAAGAGGACAGG GTACCTATTCACAGCCTTAAAGATAAAGTGGTAGCTCTGTATTTCTATGAAGATGGTTTAACTGATGACGAGCTCACTGTAAAACTTAAGATGGCTTATAAGGGGTCAGCCAAAACTAAGGAAAATTTTGAGGTTGTACTCCTTTATCTTTATGACACTCAGGGTACTTTGCATAGTACGAATGAAGAATCATTCTGGAAAACATTTAGGAATATGCCTTGGTTAGCCCTTCCATTTAAAGACCCGAACCATAAGAAGTTGAGACGGATTTTTGGTTATCCAAATGACTTGAATGGGCCAGAACGACCTCCTACACTTGTTATTTTTGGGCCCAATGGTGAATTTGTTGAGCCGTGTGGTGGTGACATCTTGATGGATTTCGGAGCTCATGCGTGCCCATTCACTCGGAAGAGACTTGCCAAATTAGAGACTGAAAAAATAAAGGAACTGAAGCTTGAGATGCTCTGGGATCCAAATACTGTTTTCAGAGTGGTAAAAGATGGGTTGGAGGCGAGTTCTTTTAGCAATcttcttaaatttgaaaatgcaTTGTCGAAGATAAGATCAAAGCTGGAGATGCTCTGGGATCCAATCACGTTCGTCAGAGTAAAACATAGGCTGGAG TTTCTTCCCAACTTCTATCCGCTTGTCGAACTTATGATTCCCAATTCAAAGATTCCATTCTCTCAATTTACTGGGAAGAGAGTATTGATATACTTTGAGTGGGGTGGGTATTATGAACACTCATTGAAACTCTCGATGATGAAGGAAATATATCTGCAAAAGAAGGGTACGGGTGATGAGTTCGAAGTGATTCACATCAAGAAATCATTGTCCAACAATAAGTTCGTTGCAGGTCTGCCATGGTTAGTGCATTATTATGGTGAAGGCTACTCACTTCCAGCCGAGTTGGAGGAGAGTATATTTAATTTTCAGTATGATCATGGACTAAAGCCAACGCAAAAGTGTTTACTCCTAGCTTTTGAACGAGATGGAAGTATTGTCAGGAAAACATTTAAGCCCACGTTTGATAATAACCTGTTTCCCTTTTTTGCTGGTGGTCTGGAGGAGGAGTTCTTGGATCAGATAAATTTTGCTCTAAGATGGTCCTACTGGAAATATCAAAGCCAGAAGAAGCCGATCTACAAAAGCAGGCAATGA